The Notolabrus celidotus isolate fNotCel1 chromosome 16, fNotCel1.pri, whole genome shotgun sequence genomic sequence tttctgatctgaacatgaaaacatttcattcattgcatTTTAAAGGCATGTATGGCTATTGAATTACAGGGTCATAAGAAATGCTGAAGTAGCtcaagcaaaaaaacaacaccacaTGTTTTTGTATACTCTGTTTCTGGTTAGTGAAAGATGTCATATATAGATGACCAGCAACGGTACCCAATGAACACAAAGCGGAATTTCAAAGTTGAAATTGGGTCGAAAATAGGTGAAGATGATGTCTGGACGTCTAAGACCCAATTTCAATCATCAAAAATAAAGCTACAACATCAACATGTCGCAAAACACAATTTtgtcctttaattgtaatagcATATTATTTTAACCTTTGCGCTAATCTCTAAATAAATTGGAAACATAGGTCACAATCTTGAGGACATAACTTAAAATAACTGGTTATCATGGTAAAACCAACTTTAATATCCTGAGATAACACTAAACTGAGATATTGAGGAAAATTACTTGAATTTACTAATTTTCCTGAACAGGTGAAATGTGTATGAACGTATGTCTGCTTTGGATTTCTGTAGTCAAGAGTGAGCCAGTTTTGTTTCCCAAGAACCCCCATGTGATACAGCTCAGCTGGTTGTCTTAATAAGCTCCCAGTAGCATTAGCATTAAGTCTGGGCATATAGTATGTTGAAGGTAACCCTCGCCTTGCTAACAATTAAACCTGTTTTATCTTGTTAGCTTCCCACCTTCAAACATGGAGACACCACTGTGAATGAATCCTATGCAGCCTGTTTTTACCTGGAGGTAAATGAGAATGTCCACAATGTGAAAATCATCAATGTAACAGTTTACTACATGACTTGCATCCACAAATGTTTTTGACCTTTCTCTCTTTACGACAGAGTCAGTTCAAGTCCAAAGGAAACAAACTGATCCCAGACGATCAGAAAGAGCAAGCACTTATGTACCAGCGCATGTTTGAGGGGCTCACCTTCTACGAAAAACTCAGTAAGAGAAAAAAGGATACACACTCTGTAACAAATGTGTACAGATCTGTggcttatttttatttctggaaGAGTATTTTTGCCAAAAACGTTTATTGTCCAGCCATATGAGTACAATTGGATTGTCTTTCTTTAAATTTGTGTACTTCTTAGATGCAGTCATCTACTATGAGTGGTTCGTCCCTGAGGGCGAGAGGCATGACTCAGCTCTAAAGAGACACAAGGAGGCTCTAACCACTGAACTCAAGCTCTGGGAGGGTTACCTGCAGAAGGTAGAGTTTGTACaggacaacaaacacaaaccttcTCATTCTATACTGTAGACATCATGGCTCATGAACACAGCCATCTTGATGTTACTGATCGGTCACTTTAACCAGTTGGTAACATCATAATGAAGCCTCCAGTTTGGCATTTGGCTGCTGCCGTGTTGGTTTGCTGGAGTAAGAAGATACCATACGTGGATTGGTGTTGTAGAGGAGCAAGGGCTTAAACCTTGATTATCTACACCTGTGGATATTTTTTAGCTAATGAATGAGCAAGTTGTGGTAGTGGCTGGTTTTAATGACACAAACTAGGTCATTTGCAATAACCAGTCTGTTCAGCACCATAGTCTGATATAATGTCTTTACAAAAGCCAATCAAATCTTGTATGCACTTGCAGCATGAAATCTATGATAAATATACAAGTGAACAAAGTATAATAGCAaatcaatattaaaataatttccCAAACCAATAAATCTTAAGGACAGACTTCTTGGAGGACTAGTTGAAGCAGTAAACCCCTGCAGCGAGTCATACTAATTGTCCAATTTTTGCATGATGAAATCCCCATAAAGGCAAGAAAAAATGACCACTTCTGAGAGGATACCTTTAGTGACTGAATAAGCTAAAGTGACAGTTCTCAGACGGACAGAAGTATCCACCTGTCaccattataataataataataataattttatttgtagagcacttttctaaaaccaagttacaaagtgctttacatgggcagcaaaataaaacgggcagatgataaaaacacacaagtcaagataaagaaataaaacattttaaaagacataaaatccaCTTAAAGAACTCTTTaagaatacaattattttgaaatatatttctgaAGACggttataataaaataaagtcaaataaaattcagataaaatacGGGAAGGTTAAGCGATagaagtatgttttaagaagggatttaaaagagctcactgactcagcagacctgatcccAAATCCTTGTCCTTACAGTTGTTTTAAATGGAAAGATAAGCTATGCAGTgcttttgcattggcttcatttttcaagacCTGAAGATGCTGCTTTTATCAAAACATTTTATCAAACAGTTTTTAACCTCTTTCTCTCCAGCTGGGCTCCAACACTAACCTGGCTGGACCGTCCTTCTCTCTGGCAGATGTGACTGTTTTCCCAACGGTTGGCACTCTTTTCAGATACGGGTAAGCGAAGGAAAGCTTTATCATTTTCTGTAAGACAGATGTTTGTCACGGCGCAGCTCAAATGTCTTCTGTCCTGTAGGCTGTCTGCGGAGCGTTACCCCAATCTGGGAGCGTATTACGCTCTGCTGAAGGAGCGACCCAGCATCAAAGCCAGCTGGCCTCCTCACTGGCTGGAGAACCCTAAGGGACAAGATACACTCAAAGACATCTGAGAATCTGAACACTTCACTGTCACGTCAGCCTGTGGGGATTTTGGTTTCTCTAAAAATGCTTTTGCTCaatatattttcctttttaacagTTTGTGAAATGTGATACGATCCCcttattttttggcttcaaaaggGAAGAAACCCTTAAGAATATCAGTGTGTTCTTAATATGTTAGTGTTGCAAAAGCAGAAACATCTAACACTTTTTGTCAAGCAAAGACTAACACTGAggttgattttgttttcttggaGAACTATTTATCTCAAATCTTGACTGCACAAACCAGTCTACCAACATGTGCTTTAACAACTATGCAGAGTGTAGTGTTTGCAGGGTAAGAGTCAAAGGCTACGGGCATAATGAGACCCTGAGATATTGTTAACATTGCAGCTTTGGTAACTCAGTATATGACATGTGTATCTAACATCAATCCCTGCTGATTAATTACATGCACACACCACCAAAACTACTTCAAACGTGTTGTCATTCAACCTCAGTCATTTAAGTTATAAAGGTTTCAAACTACTTGTTGTATTGAATAACTTCCATTAAATCAAACATGCATTAAAGACCGTTAGCAATGTAACCTGAATCTTGTACTATGTAGAGAGttcagcacaccttcagaggagCTGATCTGATCTCTCAAACATAACTTGTTCTGGAGCCGGTTAGGGGTGCAGCTTAATTATCTACCACAATAAGGAGGGCCACCTTTGTTGGTCTTTAAAACCAAAGACCAACCCTGAAGTTCCCTCTTCAAACGTAAATTCTTctctgtagtagtagtagataTTTAAGGCCAACATACAAACTAAGATAACTTATGTAAGCATATACAACACCTTAGAATGAGGGATATATTAAAGCTTTTGCAGTTAGAATGTTAAGTAAGAGGTGCGCGTTGGTGATTATACAAACATTAAGATTGAGATCACTCCTTGCAAAGtgttgtcaaataaaaaagttgagCGGCGTCTTTAAGGACATGACCTTGtggttttattatttgattGATAGTTAGCTAGCCTGTGTTGTCATGACTAAGCATAAATGAGATTGCATCCCATGCATGATTCTGTTGGTTTATTTAACCTTGTATAACACTATGGAGACACGGCTGCTTTGTAGAGGCAGTTTACATAtttggcaaggcaaggcaaggtagctttatttgtatagcgcatttcatacatgagggcaactcaatgtgctttacattaaaagattaaaagcattggagacattcagacaagcataaacgaacacaattaaaatgacaaatatgatagaacagaaaagaaaagaaaaattagaaatatattaaaaattacattaaaattttaatttaaagtgggttaaaataatctaagataggaaggcagtggcaaataagaaagtcatagtctttgatttaaaagaggtgagagttggagcagacctacagctttcagggagtgtgttccagatatgtggagcataatgactaaacgctgcttcaccatgtttcattctgactctagggactgaaagcagaccagtacctgatgacctcagaggtcgaggtggttcattaagtagtagcagatcagcaatgtattttgggcctaaaccattcagtgctttataaaccatcagcaggattttaaagtctattctctgaccgacaggaagccagtgtagggatctaagaactggaatgatgtggtctacttttttgggcTCATAGTCTTAACAGAAGTAAGCCTTTTTTTaatgggctttttgcctttattttataggccagctgaagagagacaggaaatgtggggagtagagagtgggggacgacatgcagtaaatagtcgcggccaggaatcgaaccggcgatccCTGCAAggtggactgtagcctctgtatgtggggcgcttagactgctaggtcACCAGTGCCCCAAGTAAAGTAAACTCTTTTTACTGAGTAGGGCAAGAATACAAGTTTTGTGAAACATTAGAGCCTGTATCTATTCCTGACCCTTTTATCAGGCACCTTTTGAATGCTCTAGCTCTTTTCTGAGCTCATACTTagcatgcacattttttttataaggcTTCCCTTTATCTACACCATCAGTTTATGATCACAGGTGAAGTTAGTATTTTGTTTggcagacataaaaaaaaacacagggatGCCAGATCAAACCAAGTGCCTTTCCACAGTAATGCACCGTCAAAACTTTACACAAGAGGAGTACTGTTTACTCTTAGATCCGTGAGGACATTTATCAGGCTTAAAAGCGTCTTCTTATTAAACATTGATAGGATCAGTTGCTGGAAACTGAACTATTCCCTGAAATTCAATCATtacataaaaatgattaaaacaatTGTAGTTTTTGGTTAAGTTTTAAAGTTAAAGATGCAATTAAGAGTGAATAAAAAACCCACACATATTTATCTAAAACGTCTGTGTCATGCATGCAAAGCAGAAACTTGTGTATCGGCCAACATGAAACCCTTGTTGGAAAACCAGTTTGATTGTAAGCATCATTGCTTTTTGTCATTGCTTCGTCAACAGAAGcctggtaaacacacacaggtgcactCACTAGAAATGTACTCTCAACAAAACGGCCGGCATGACGGATGAAGAGACAACACTTGGAATGTAACTGGTTCACTCCCGTAAAAGCATACTACTTTAATTATGcaatattttctgaacaaatTGTCCCTAAAACCAACAGATAGTACAGTACAA encodes the following:
- the LOC117828071 gene encoding glutathione S-transferase A-like, yielding MAQDMTLLWGTGSPPCWRVQIALEEKNLQGYNQKLLSFDKMEHKSQEVLDLNPRGQLPTFKHGDTTVNESYAACFYLESQFKSKGNKLIPDDQKEQALMYQRMFEGLTFYEKLNAVIYYEWFVPEGERHDSALKRHKEALTTELKLWEGYLQKLGSNTNLAGPSFSLADVTVFPTVGTLFRYGLSAERYPNLGAYYALLKERPSIKASWPPHWLENPKGQDTLKDI